A stretch of Apis cerana isolate GH-2021 linkage group LG1, AcerK_1.0, whole genome shotgun sequence DNA encodes these proteins:
- the LOC108003594 gene encoding neutral alpha-glucosidase AB isoform X2 codes for MASYLRLGLLLLLVYSFLLTEAVIRDVFKTCEQSSFCRRCRKVEPGKTPYQLLTDTLVQNESSITVDLFNKDTKVFYILKLTALKDSTFRLHINEKNPLHQRYEPEYALQDQPQTSKLILIEKTTDHVIVTSGENKVILYATPFRVDLYSQNILVISANARGLMRFEHHRIKPKKPDQDTENAKNVELTDNNKTSGDGADDDPGAWEESFKTHHDSKPFGPEAVALDFSFPGAEHTYGIPEHADSFALKSTKHAHPYRLYNLDVFEYEVNERMSLYGAIPVLYAHGKERTTGIFWHNTAETWIDILSSADNNVVESIVNFVSGSTKKSQVDAHFMSESGVIDIFFMLGPKPLDVFKQYTILTGTSPLPQMFALGYHQCRWNYNDQDDVIQIAENFDVHDLPLDVMWLDIEYTDSKKYFTWDERRFSNPIEMIHNLTAKGRKLVVIIDPHIKRDPSYFVHNDATKMGYYIKTRDGKDYEGWCWPGSSSYLDFFDPVVREYYINQYSLDKFHGTTNDVYIWNDMNEPSVFNGPEVTMPKDVIHYGGWEHRNVHNINGLLMSMATYEALFRRSGGSLRPFILTRSFFAGSQRYTAMWTGDNTADWDHLRISYPMCLSLAVSGMSFCGADVSGFFKNPDSELFIRWNQAGAWLPFYRQHSHIETKRREPWLFNEETTQIVREAFRMRYSYLPLWYTLFREHEVNGTPVIRPLWAHYPSETETYAIDDEVLIGDSILVRPVFQPSVTDVNVYFPGEGKIIWYDVDTMQPYYQPGLVNIPVTLHKIPVFQRGGSIISRKMRIRRSTVAMKNDPYTLIVITDSAGKANGTLYIDDEVSFEYRHGKYLYLSLNFEENTLTSTFIDKLASYQTESWLERVDIANPPKGVKSAVLNSRSLTKITLETKYNPNNNVLTIRKPSVNMGEEWTIELIH; via the exons atgGCTTCGTATCTGCG attgggattattattattattagtttattcttttcttcttactGAAGCAGTTATTAGAGATGTATTTAAAACATGTGAACAAAGTAGCTTCTGCAG acgTTGTAGAAAAGTTGAACCTGGAAAGACTCCTTATCAACTTTTAACAGATACATTGGTTCAAAATGAATCTAGTATAACTGTGGATTTGTTCAATAAAGatacaaaagttttttatatattgaaattaactgCATTAAAGGACAGTACATTTAGACtccatattaatgaaaaaaatccttTACATCAGAGATATGAACCTGAATATGCTCTTCAAGATCAACCACAaacatctaaattaattttaattgaaaaaactaCAGATCATGTAATTGTAACAAGTGgagaaaataaagttatattatatgctaCTCCATTTAGAGTTGATTTATATTCTCAGAATATATTGGTTATATCTGCAAATGCAAGAGGTCTTATGAGATTTGAACATCATCGTATAAAACCTAA aaaacCAGATCAAGATACTGAAAATGctaaaaatgttgaattaaCTGACAACAATAAAACTTCTGGTGATGGTGCAGATGATGATCCAGGTGCTTGggaagaaagttttaaaactCATCATGATTCAAAACCTTTTGGTCCAGAAGCAGTTGCTTTAGATTTCAGCTTTCCTGGAGCTGAGCATACATATGGCATACCAGAACATGCAGATTCTTTTGCTCTAAAATCTACAAAACATGCTCATCCTTATAGATTATACAACTTAGATGTATTTGAATATGAAGTTAATGAAAGAATGTCACTTTATGGAGCAATACCTGTTCTCTATGCTCATGGTAAAGAAAGAACAACTGGTATTTTCTGGCATAATACTGCAGAAACATggattgatattttatcaagTGCAGATAATAATGTCGTAGAAAGTATTGTAAACTTTGTATCAGGATCCACAAAAAAATCACAAGTGGATGCTCATTTTATGTCAGAATCTGGTGTAATAGATATATTCTTTATGTTAGGTCCTAAACCTCTAGATGTATTTAAACAATACACAATATTAACAGGTACATCGCCTTTACCACAAATGTTCGCTTTAGGATATCATCAATGTCGTTGGAATTACAATGATCAAGATGATGTTATACAAATAGCAGAAAATTTTGATGTACATGATTTACCTCTAGATGTTATGTGGCTTGATATTGAATACActgatagtaaaaaatattttacttgggATGAACGAAGATTTTCAAATCCTATTGAAATGATACATAATTTAACTGCAAAAGGTAGAAAATTGGTTGTAATTATAGATCCGCATATTAAACGTGATCCCAGTTACTTCGTACATAATGATGCCACAAAAATgggttattatattaaaacaagagATGGAAAAGATTATGAAGGTTGGTGTTGGCCAGGATCATCTTCATATTTGGACTTTTTTGATCCAGTAGTTCgagaatattatatcaatcaatatagtttagataaatttcatgGTACTACTAATGATGTATATATCTGGAATGATATGAACGAACCAAGTGTGTTTAATGGTCCTGAAGTGACTATGCCTAAAGATGTAATCCATTATGGTGGTTGGGAACATAGAAatgttcataatattaatggaCTTCTTATGAGTATGGCCACATATGAAGCTTTATTTAGAAGATCAGGAGGCTCATTACGGCCATTTATACTAACAAGATCTTTTTTTGCTGGTTCACAACGTTATACAGCTATGTGGACTGGTGATAATACAGCTGATTGGGATCATCTACGTATTTCTTATCCAATGTGTCTTTCTCTAGCTGTATCTGGAATGTCATTCTGTGGGGCAGATGTTAGTGGTTTCTTTAAAAACCCAGActctgaattatttattagatggAATCAAGCTGGAGCCTGGCTTCCTTTTTATCGCCAACATTCTCATATTGAAACTAAACGTCGTGAGCCTTGGTTATTCAACGAAGAAACTACTCAAATAGTAAGAGAGGCTTTCAGAATGAGATATTCATATTTGCCATTGTGGTATACACTCTTTCGAGAACATGAAGTAAATGGTACACCTGTAATACGACCCTTATGGGCTCATTATCCAAGTGAAACTGAAACATATGCTATCGATGATGAAGTATTAATTGGAGATTCTATTCTTGTACGTCCAGTCTTTCAACCATCAGTTACAGATGTTAATGTATATTTCCCTGGAGAAGGCAAAATTATTTGGTATGATGTTGACACTATGCAACCATACTATCAACCAGGTTTAGTCAATATTCCAGTAACTCTTCATAAGATTCCAGTATTTCAAAGAGGAGGTTCTATTATTTCACGTAAAATGAGGATACGTCGTAGCACAGTCGCAATGAAGAATGATCCTTATACTTTAATAGTTATCACAGATTCTGCTGGTAAAGCTAATGGAACATTGTATATCGATGATGAAGTTAGCTTTGAATATCgtcatggaaaatatttatatttaagtctcaattttgaagaaaatacatTAACTTCAACTTTTATAGACAAATTAGCTTCATATCAGACAGAAAGCTGGTTAGAAAGAGTGGATATTGCCAATCCACCTAAAGGGGTCAAATCTGCTGTATTAAATTCACgca gtTTGACAAAAATTACCTTAGAAACTAAATACAATCCAAATAACAATGTATTAACTATACGTAAACCAAGTGTAAATATGGGAGAAGAATGGACTATTGAATTAATCCATTAA
- the LOC108003594 gene encoding neutral alpha-glucosidase AB isoform X1, whose product MFFFFFSQFFKNKILGLLLLLVYSFLLTEAVIRDVFKTCEQSSFCRRCRKVEPGKTPYQLLTDTLVQNESSITVDLFNKDTKVFYILKLTALKDSTFRLHINEKNPLHQRYEPEYALQDQPQTSKLILIEKTTDHVIVTSGENKVILYATPFRVDLYSQNILVISANARGLMRFEHHRIKPKKPDQDTENAKNVELTDNNKTSGDGADDDPGAWEESFKTHHDSKPFGPEAVALDFSFPGAEHTYGIPEHADSFALKSTKHAHPYRLYNLDVFEYEVNERMSLYGAIPVLYAHGKERTTGIFWHNTAETWIDILSSADNNVVESIVNFVSGSTKKSQVDAHFMSESGVIDIFFMLGPKPLDVFKQYTILTGTSPLPQMFALGYHQCRWNYNDQDDVIQIAENFDVHDLPLDVMWLDIEYTDSKKYFTWDERRFSNPIEMIHNLTAKGRKLVVIIDPHIKRDPSYFVHNDATKMGYYIKTRDGKDYEGWCWPGSSSYLDFFDPVVREYYINQYSLDKFHGTTNDVYIWNDMNEPSVFNGPEVTMPKDVIHYGGWEHRNVHNINGLLMSMATYEALFRRSGGSLRPFILTRSFFAGSQRYTAMWTGDNTADWDHLRISYPMCLSLAVSGMSFCGADVSGFFKNPDSELFIRWNQAGAWLPFYRQHSHIETKRREPWLFNEETTQIVREAFRMRYSYLPLWYTLFREHEVNGTPVIRPLWAHYPSETETYAIDDEVLIGDSILVRPVFQPSVTDVNVYFPGEGKIIWYDVDTMQPYYQPGLVNIPVTLHKIPVFQRGGSIISRKMRIRRSTVAMKNDPYTLIVITDSAGKANGTLYIDDEVSFEYRHGKYLYLSLNFEENTLTSTFIDKLASYQTESWLERVDIANPPKGVKSAVLNSRSLTKITLETKYNPNNNVLTIRKPSVNMGEEWTIELIH is encoded by the exons atgttcttttttttcttttcacaatttttcaaaaataaaat attgggattattattattattagtttattcttttcttcttactGAAGCAGTTATTAGAGATGTATTTAAAACATGTGAACAAAGTAGCTTCTGCAG acgTTGTAGAAAAGTTGAACCTGGAAAGACTCCTTATCAACTTTTAACAGATACATTGGTTCAAAATGAATCTAGTATAACTGTGGATTTGTTCAATAAAGatacaaaagttttttatatattgaaattaactgCATTAAAGGACAGTACATTTAGACtccatattaatgaaaaaaatccttTACATCAGAGATATGAACCTGAATATGCTCTTCAAGATCAACCACAaacatctaaattaattttaattgaaaaaactaCAGATCATGTAATTGTAACAAGTGgagaaaataaagttatattatatgctaCTCCATTTAGAGTTGATTTATATTCTCAGAATATATTGGTTATATCTGCAAATGCAAGAGGTCTTATGAGATTTGAACATCATCGTATAAAACCTAA aaaacCAGATCAAGATACTGAAAATGctaaaaatgttgaattaaCTGACAACAATAAAACTTCTGGTGATGGTGCAGATGATGATCCAGGTGCTTGggaagaaagttttaaaactCATCATGATTCAAAACCTTTTGGTCCAGAAGCAGTTGCTTTAGATTTCAGCTTTCCTGGAGCTGAGCATACATATGGCATACCAGAACATGCAGATTCTTTTGCTCTAAAATCTACAAAACATGCTCATCCTTATAGATTATACAACTTAGATGTATTTGAATATGAAGTTAATGAAAGAATGTCACTTTATGGAGCAATACCTGTTCTCTATGCTCATGGTAAAGAAAGAACAACTGGTATTTTCTGGCATAATACTGCAGAAACATggattgatattttatcaagTGCAGATAATAATGTCGTAGAAAGTATTGTAAACTTTGTATCAGGATCCACAAAAAAATCACAAGTGGATGCTCATTTTATGTCAGAATCTGGTGTAATAGATATATTCTTTATGTTAGGTCCTAAACCTCTAGATGTATTTAAACAATACACAATATTAACAGGTACATCGCCTTTACCACAAATGTTCGCTTTAGGATATCATCAATGTCGTTGGAATTACAATGATCAAGATGATGTTATACAAATAGCAGAAAATTTTGATGTACATGATTTACCTCTAGATGTTATGTGGCTTGATATTGAATACActgatagtaaaaaatattttacttgggATGAACGAAGATTTTCAAATCCTATTGAAATGATACATAATTTAACTGCAAAAGGTAGAAAATTGGTTGTAATTATAGATCCGCATATTAAACGTGATCCCAGTTACTTCGTACATAATGATGCCACAAAAATgggttattatattaaaacaagagATGGAAAAGATTATGAAGGTTGGTGTTGGCCAGGATCATCTTCATATTTGGACTTTTTTGATCCAGTAGTTCgagaatattatatcaatcaatatagtttagataaatttcatgGTACTACTAATGATGTATATATCTGGAATGATATGAACGAACCAAGTGTGTTTAATGGTCCTGAAGTGACTATGCCTAAAGATGTAATCCATTATGGTGGTTGGGAACATAGAAatgttcataatattaatggaCTTCTTATGAGTATGGCCACATATGAAGCTTTATTTAGAAGATCAGGAGGCTCATTACGGCCATTTATACTAACAAGATCTTTTTTTGCTGGTTCACAACGTTATACAGCTATGTGGACTGGTGATAATACAGCTGATTGGGATCATCTACGTATTTCTTATCCAATGTGTCTTTCTCTAGCTGTATCTGGAATGTCATTCTGTGGGGCAGATGTTAGTGGTTTCTTTAAAAACCCAGActctgaattatttattagatggAATCAAGCTGGAGCCTGGCTTCCTTTTTATCGCCAACATTCTCATATTGAAACTAAACGTCGTGAGCCTTGGTTATTCAACGAAGAAACTACTCAAATAGTAAGAGAGGCTTTCAGAATGAGATATTCATATTTGCCATTGTGGTATACACTCTTTCGAGAACATGAAGTAAATGGTACACCTGTAATACGACCCTTATGGGCTCATTATCCAAGTGAAACTGAAACATATGCTATCGATGATGAAGTATTAATTGGAGATTCTATTCTTGTACGTCCAGTCTTTCAACCATCAGTTACAGATGTTAATGTATATTTCCCTGGAGAAGGCAAAATTATTTGGTATGATGTTGACACTATGCAACCATACTATCAACCAGGTTTAGTCAATATTCCAGTAACTCTTCATAAGATTCCAGTATTTCAAAGAGGAGGTTCTATTATTTCACGTAAAATGAGGATACGTCGTAGCACAGTCGCAATGAAGAATGATCCTTATACTTTAATAGTTATCACAGATTCTGCTGGTAAAGCTAATGGAACATTGTATATCGATGATGAAGTTAGCTTTGAATATCgtcatggaaaatatttatatttaagtctcaattttgaagaaaatacatTAACTTCAACTTTTATAGACAAATTAGCTTCATATCAGACAGAAAGCTGGTTAGAAAGAGTGGATATTGCCAATCCACCTAAAGGGGTCAAATCTGCTGTATTAAATTCACgca gtTTGACAAAAATTACCTTAGAAACTAAATACAATCCAAATAACAATGTATTAACTATACGTAAACCAAGTGTAAATATGGGAGAAGAATGGACTATTGAATTAATCCATTAA